The Mauremys reevesii isolate NIE-2019 linkage group 1, ASM1616193v1, whole genome shotgun sequence genome has a segment encoding these proteins:
- the TTLL1 gene encoding probable tubulin polyglutamylase TTLL1 isoform X2, protein MAGKVKWVTDIEKSVLINNFEKRGWIQVAENEDWNFYWMSVQTIRNVFSVETGYRLSDDQIVNHFPNHYELTRKDLMVKNIKRYRKELEKEGSPLAEKDENGKYIYLDFVPVTFMLPADYNLFVEEFRKNPSSTWIMKPCGKAQGKGIFLINKLSQIKKWSRDSKTSSFVSQSSKEAYVISLYINNPLLIGGKKFDLRLYVLVSTYRPLRCYMYKLGFCRFCTVKYTPSTSELDNMFVHLTNVAIQKHGDDYNHIHGGKWTPVMNNDKHCFECYGYDIIIDDKLKPWLIEVNASPSLTSSTANDRILKYNLINDTLNIAVPNGEIPDCKWNKSPPKEALGNYEILYDEEMAQSDGADRDLRSRSGQSIGLKGNRARDSGKPVLTTWK, encoded by the exons atGGCAGGAAAAGTGAAATGGGTAACTGACATAGAAAAGTCCGTGCTAATAAATAACTTTGAAAAGAGAGGATGGATTCAGGTGGCAGAAAATGAAGACTGGAATTTTTACTG GATGAGCGTACAAACCATCCGCAATGTTTTCAGTGTGGAAACTGGTTACCGGCTTTCTGATGACCAAATCGTCAACCATTTCCCGAACCACTATGAGCTGACGAGGAAGGACTTGATGGTGAAAAATATCAAGAGATATAGGAAAGAACTAGAAAAAGAAGGGAGTCCTCTTGCAGAGAAAGATGAGAatggaaaatatatttatttag ATTTTGTGCCTGTCACCTTTATGCTCCCTGCTGATTACAACCTGTTTGTTGAAGAATTCagaaaaaatccttccagcaccTGGATTATGAAACCTTGCGGGAAAGCCCAGGGGAAGGGGATATTTCTTATCAATAAACTCTCTCAAATTAAAAAGTGGTCTCGAGACAGTAAAACATCTTC GTTTGTTTCTCAATCTTCTAAAGAAGCCTATGTAATTTCTCTCTATATCAACAATCCATTACTGATTGGTGGGAAGAAATTTGACCTGCGCTTGTACGTTTTAGTGTCTACGTATCGTCCGCTGCGGTGTTACAT GTATAAACTTGGATTTTGCCGGTTTTGCACAGTAAAATATACACCAAGTACAAGCGAATTAGATAACATGTTTGTACATCTTACAAATGTTGCCATTCAGAAACATGGG GATGACTACAATCATATCCACGGAGGCAAATGGACA CCTGTAATGAACAATGATAAACACTGCTTTGAGTGCTATGGATATGACATTATCATTGATGACAAGCTTAAACCATGGCTTATTGAG GTCAATGCTTCCCCTTCTCTTACCTCCAGTACAGCCAACGATCGTATCCTGAAATATAATCTTATTAATGACACACTTAACATTGCTGTGCCTAATGGTGAAATTCCAGATTGTAAATGGAATAAATCTCCACCAAAAGAAGCTCTTGGAAATTATGAGATTTT GTATGATGAAGAGATGGCACAAAGTGATGGAGCTGATCGTGATTTGAGAAGCCGTTCTGGGCAATCCATTGGACTAAAAGGAAATCGAGCAAGAGATTCAGGAAAGCCCGTGCTCACCACATGGAAGTAG
- the TTLL1 gene encoding probable tubulin polyglutamylase TTLL1 isoform X1 — MAGKVKWVTDIEKSVLINNFEKRGWIQVAENEDWNFYWMSVQTIRNVFSVETGYRLSDDQIVNHFPNHYELTRKDLMVKNIKRYRKELEKEGSPLAEKDENGKYIYLDFVPVTFMLPADYNLFVEEFRKNPSSTWIMKPCGKAQGKGIFLINKLSQIKKWSRDSKTSSFVSQSSKEAYVISLYINNPLLIGGKKFDLRLYVLVSTYRPLRCYMYKLGFCRFCTVKYTPSTSELDNMFVHLTNVAIQKHGDDYNHIHGGKWTVSNLRLYLESTRGKEVTNKLFDEIHWIIVQSLKAVAPVMNNDKHCFECYGYDIIIDDKLKPWLIEVNASPSLTSSTANDRILKYNLINDTLNIAVPNGEIPDCKWNKSPPKEALGNYEILYDEEMAQSDGADRDLRSRSGQSIGLKGNRARDSGKPVLTTWK, encoded by the exons atGGCAGGAAAAGTGAAATGGGTAACTGACATAGAAAAGTCCGTGCTAATAAATAACTTTGAAAAGAGAGGATGGATTCAGGTGGCAGAAAATGAAGACTGGAATTTTTACTG GATGAGCGTACAAACCATCCGCAATGTTTTCAGTGTGGAAACTGGTTACCGGCTTTCTGATGACCAAATCGTCAACCATTTCCCGAACCACTATGAGCTGACGAGGAAGGACTTGATGGTGAAAAATATCAAGAGATATAGGAAAGAACTAGAAAAAGAAGGGAGTCCTCTTGCAGAGAAAGATGAGAatggaaaatatatttatttag ATTTTGTGCCTGTCACCTTTATGCTCCCTGCTGATTACAACCTGTTTGTTGAAGAATTCagaaaaaatccttccagcaccTGGATTATGAAACCTTGCGGGAAAGCCCAGGGGAAGGGGATATTTCTTATCAATAAACTCTCTCAAATTAAAAAGTGGTCTCGAGACAGTAAAACATCTTC GTTTGTTTCTCAATCTTCTAAAGAAGCCTATGTAATTTCTCTCTATATCAACAATCCATTACTGATTGGTGGGAAGAAATTTGACCTGCGCTTGTACGTTTTAGTGTCTACGTATCGTCCGCTGCGGTGTTACAT GTATAAACTTGGATTTTGCCGGTTTTGCACAGTAAAATATACACCAAGTACAAGCGAATTAGATAACATGTTTGTACATCTTACAAATGTTGCCATTCAGAAACATGGG GATGACTACAATCATATCCACGGAGGCAAATGGACAGTGAGTAACTTGCGCTTGTATCTAGAGAGTACTCGTGGAAAGGAGGTCACTAACAAACTGTTCGATGAAATTCATTGGATAATTGTGCAGTCGCTGAAGGCCGTTGCA CCTGTAATGAACAATGATAAACACTGCTTTGAGTGCTATGGATATGACATTATCATTGATGACAAGCTTAAACCATGGCTTATTGAG GTCAATGCTTCCCCTTCTCTTACCTCCAGTACAGCCAACGATCGTATCCTGAAATATAATCTTATTAATGACACACTTAACATTGCTGTGCCTAATGGTGAAATTCCAGATTGTAAATGGAATAAATCTCCACCAAAAGAAGCTCTTGGAAATTATGAGATTTT GTATGATGAAGAGATGGCACAAAGTGATGGAGCTGATCGTGATTTGAGAAGCCGTTCTGGGCAATCCATTGGACTAAAAGGAAATCGAGCAAGAGATTCAGGAAAGCCCGTGCTCACCACATGGAAGTAG